A stretch of the Hippoglossus hippoglossus isolate fHipHip1 chromosome 1, fHipHip1.pri, whole genome shotgun sequence genome encodes the following:
- the myoz2b gene encoding myozenin-2b isoform X1 has product MSQFCTMPAGERKKCAAAICREVHGTNAGDTIDLGKKLSTPKDIMLEELSLLSNRGSRLFKMRGRRSDKYTFESIQNEANTQLNNDILLANTHTVEIKVDAPDHEGSAGNAEESKSEPEKSNVTVLHKCYHSPWEEAILSDPDLAESLKLAMSGLDPRSELPEYKSFNRVATPYGGFDKAPRGITFKLPEIDLSPLRYPELQEPGMKRPTFNRTAQGWITEGIHLIIPTITLEPVQVPESDDL; this is encoded by the exons ATGTCACAATTCTGCACGATGCCagctggagagaggaagaagtgtGCAGCAGCTATTTGCCGAGAGGTCCATGGTACCAATG cAGGGGACACCATAGATCTGGGGAAGAAGCTGAGCACTCCTAAAGACATCATGTTGGAGGAGCTGTCATTGCTTTCCAACAGAGGCTCTCGTCTTTTTAAGATGCGCGGGAGGAGATCCGacaaatacacatttgaaaGCATCCAAAATGAGGCAAACACACAACTAAAT AATGATATTTTActggccaacacacacactgtggaaatTAAAGTGGACGCACCCGACCATGAAGGAAGTGCTGGTAATGCAGAAGAATCAAAATCAG AACCAGAAAAGTCAAACGTCACAGTCTTGCACAAGTGCTACCACTCTCCATGGGAGGAGGCAATCCTCAGTGACCCTGACCTTGCTGAGTCTCTCAAACTGGCAATGTCTGGACTGGACCCAAGATCAGAGCTTCCCGAATACAAATCCTTCAACCG GGTTGCCACTCCTTATGGTGGCTTCGACAAAGCTCCCAGAGGAATCACGTTCAAACTCCCGGAGATAGACCTGAGCCCGCTCAGATACCCAGAGCTCCAGGAGCCGGGGATGAAGCGGCCCACCTTCAACAGGACAGCCCAGGGTTGGATAACCGAGGGCATCCATCTGATCATACCCACCATTACCCTGGAGCCCGTCCAAGTCCCAGAGTCCGATGATCTGTAG
- the synpo2b gene encoding synaptopodin-2, which produces MEPEVEAPDNNHNLVPWSGSDGSQELCASESLAESFDEDDISDEDPLDPEPPHTPKSDPGCPERPQPQEWESAGEQQSLAELSGSDEDVSYKEEDNIYLSESRESPHIQTSPVSLSPHKEHPDSEPQASQTSPVHSPSSSSSLGYAADLTLALTLTTEEPQGASNRQDPAPGNRRIESSEEGGSSEAPPAPVFFEISDEGAEQAEKWNSESATDLCRPDRHRGRYTRLIHSESQSERHVKETKSKCKRIARLLTDAPNPQNKGALLFKKRRQRVKKYTLVSYGTGNRLHSEDQIEEESEEVRSAAYNFVATSDSELEEEYSVYHQQRNLSLNWGGVQEMEALPETKGKGVMMFVQRRRRMDEIMSEHEEMRNKGLPVEALTEPECTEAQTMYDTKEMYMLNNQADYMDASHKQHEYQENIQQMNHLANVPRPLVPNRTARPFLGFQGGTTAAVMPGGAVPVTRKNEPRFKVSVPINTIPHVWSPTGDIIASRDERISVPAIKSGMLPESKRKGTKKQSSALAQESNPHLQRKGERRSYIESEEDCFSLGAEACNFMQPRTIKLKNPPPVAPKPTINPSCPPWMSRSPSAEPYIPPRSPVSQPSHSPGAPHSQHYLQQQDWAQQQQMVNRWAPDQTQATLQTPANAWAPVNPSPQLHLQPTTNSWNQQPSRSPVSIQARSPTYSPHHPPSPSRNKSDSVPNSVASCPPKSGKSYVHAPKAAQPSPKGRVSDRGVNRPGDGSTMAGKGAQLFARRQSRMEKFVVDAETVQANKRRSPSPASSLPNFWRYSSNVRAPPPLSYNPLLAPFYPPSAAKQPPPTSSKVKTKEKPKAPQKHLNALDIMKHQPYQLDSSLFKYDAVPEAKSPSPSPNPKPTPASKFEAKKSLKLRSASSPSTYNTSELAVQAKAEAPTKYPGSGFGRSRSLSLPRRLNSMPSPRLLSPGTQGSFLPAQRQMSFQESAYKPLSPWEAASKSPIGAVDEAFLFQSLPSSVASNVKAAGQRMSLPEPPDEWKRRVSLDPAAVSRSHYHAAPGFQAPSLSRTFSPEKAAFYGPPFRPAQPLRPANIGYMGQGPGPTKYSPLYTAAPRS; this is translated from the exons ATGGAGCCAGAGGTCGAAGCCCCAGACAACAATCACAACCTGGTCCCTTGGTCGGGTTCAGATGGTTCCCAGGAACTTTGTGCCTCTGAGTCCTTGGCGGAGTCCTTTGATGAGGATGATATTAGTGATGAGGACCCTTTAGACCCGGAGCCTCCTCATACCCCTAAGTCTGACCCTGGGTGCCCAGAACGCCCTCAGCCACAAGAATGGGAATCTGCAGGTGAGCAACAGTCCCTGGCTGAACTTAGTGGAAGTGATGAGGATGTTTCTTACAAAGAAGAGGACAATATCTACCTCAGTGAATCGAGAGAGTCTCCTCACATCCAAACCTCACCAGTATCCCTGTCCCCACACAAAGAGCACCCTGACTCTGAGCCTCAGGCCAGCCAAACATCCCCAGTGCATTCCccgtcatcttcctcctcccttgGCTATGCCGCTGACCTGACCCTGGCCTTGACCCTGACCACAGAGGAGCCGCAGGGAGCCAGTAATAGGCAGGACCCAGCCCCTGGGAACAGGAGGATTGAATCttcagaggaaggagggagtaGTGAGGCACCTCCTGCTCCTGTCTTCTTTGAAATTTCAGACGAGGGTGCTGAGCAGGCAGAGAAGTGGAACTCAGAGTCTGCCACAGATCTGTGCAGACCAGACAGGCACAGGGGAAGATACACAC GGCTCATTCACAGCGAGAGCCAATCAGAAAGGCACGTGAAGGAGACCAAGTCTAAATGTAAACGAATCGCCCGGCTTCTAACTGATGCACCCAATCCTCAAAATAAGGGAGCCTTGCTGTTTAAAAAACGTCGCCAGCGGGTCAAGAAGTACACACTTGTGAGTTACGGGACTGGCAATAGGCTCCACAGCGAAGACCAGATAGAGGAGGAATCCGAAGAAGTCCGATCAGCCGCGTATAACTTTGTGGCGACGAGTGATTCCGAGTTAGAGGAGGAGTATTCTGTTTATCACCAGCAGCGTAATTTGAGTCTGAATTGGGGAGGTGTTCAAGAAATGGAGGCGCTACCAGAGACAAAAGGGAAGGGAGTTATGATGTTTGTCCAACGCCGCAGGAGGATGGACGAGATAATGTCAGAGCATGAAGAAATGAGGAATAAAGGATTACCCGTGGAGGCGCTAACAGAGCCTGAATGTACAGAAGCACAGACTATGTATGACACTAAGGAAATGTACATGCTTAATAACCAGGCCGACTACATGGATGCAAGTCACAAGCAGCATGAATACCAAGAAAATATCCAACAGATGAATCACCTAGCCAATGTGCCAAGACCCCTGGTGCCAAACAGAACTGCAAGGCCCTTCCTAGGATTTCAAGGTGGCACAACTGCTGCTGTCATGCCTGGTGGCGCTGTTCCAGTCACAAGGAAGAACGAACCAAGATTCAAAGTATCTGTGCCTATCAACACTATCCCACATGTTTGGTCCCCGACTGGAGACATCATAGCCTCAAGAGATGAGCGGATATCTGTGCCAGCTATCAAGTCGGGGATGCTGCCAGAGTCAAAAAGGAAAGGCACTAAAAAGCAGTCGTCAGCGCTGGCACAAGAATCAAATCCCCACCTACAACGCAAAGGGGAAAGGAGGTCTTACATTGAGTCAGAGGAAGACTGCTTTAGTCTCGGAGCTGAAGCTTGCAACTTTATGCAACCAAGAACAATAAAACTCAAGAATCCCCCTCCAGTGGCCCCAAAACCCACCATCAACCCATCCTGTCCACCTTGGATGAGCAGGAGTCCCTCTGCTGAACCGTATATTCCACCAAGAAGTCCCGTTTCACAACCTTCTCACAGTCCCGGAGCGCCTCACAGTCAGCATTACTTACAGCAGCAAGATTGGGCTCAGCAGCAACAGATGGTCAACCGTTGGGCACCAGATCAAACTCAGGCAACACTTCAAACACCTGCCAACGCCTGGGCTCCGGTCAACCCTTCTCCTCAGCTTCATCTTCAGCCAACCACAAATAGCTGGAATCAGCAGCCATCACGATCCCCTGTGAGTATCCAGGCCCGCAGTCCTACCTACAGCCCACATCACCCACCTTCACCCTCAAGGAATAAGTCCGACAGTGTTCCAAACTCAGTTGCTTCTTGCCCACCAAAATCAGGGAAGTCATACGTCCATGCACCAAAAGCAGCGCAGCCTTCTCCAAAGGGTCGAGTCTCAGACAGAGGTGTTAATCGACCTGGTGATGGTTCAACTATGGCAGGAAAAGGTGCACAGCTGTTTGCAAGAAGACAGTCCCGCATGGAGAAGTTTGTTGTTGATGCTGAAACTGTGCAAGCGAATAAAAGGAGATCCCCCTCCCCAGCCTCCTCCCTCCCTAACTTCTGGAGGTATTCTTCCAATGTCCGCGCCCCTCCCCCTTTATCGTACAATCCCCTTCTTGCTCCTTTCTATCCTCCATCAGCAGCCAAGCAGCCCCCTCCCACAAGCTCCAAAGTCAAGACCAAAGAAAAACCTAAAGCACCCCAAAAGCACCTAAATGCCTTAGATATCATGAAACATCAACCTTATCAGTTGGACTCATCACTGTTCAAGTATGATGCAGTCCCTGAGGCCAAAagccccagccccagccccaACCCCAAACCTACTCCGGCATCAAAGTTTGAGGcaaaaaaaagtctcaaactTAGATCTGCCTCTTCTCCTTCTACTTATAACACATCTGAGCTCGCTGTTCAGGCCAAGGCAGAAGCCCCCACTAAGTATCCTGGATCG GGATTTGGCCGAAGCCGCTCCCTGAGCCTGCCCAGGCGACTGAATTCGATGCCCTCGCCCAGACTTCTGTCGCCAGGAACCCAGGGGTCATTTCTACCTGCACAGAGGCAAATGTCCTTTCAGGAAAGTGCCTATAAGCCACTGTCACCGTGGGAGGCAGCATCCAAGAGCCCCATTGGTGCTGTGGACGAGGCGTTTCTGTTCCAGAGCCTGCCATCATCTGTTGCCTCTAATGTCAAAGCTGCAGGGCAACGCATGTCTCTGCCAGAGCCTCCAGATGAGTGGAAGCGCAGGGTGTCTCTTGATCCTGCAGCTGTCAGTAGGAGTCATTATCATGCGGCCCCTGGTTTCCAGGCCCCATCTCTGAGCAGGACATTTTCACCTGAGAAAGCAGCCTTCTATGGGCCTCCCTTCAGACCTGCCCAGCCTCTCAGGCCTGCCAACATTGGATACATGGGACAAGGCCCCGGTCCAACAAAGTACTCTCCCCTCTATACTGCAGCCCCAAGAAGTTAA
- the myoz2b gene encoding myozenin-2b isoform X2 has translation MSQFCTMPAGERKKCAAAICREVHGTNGDTIDLGKKLSTPKDIMLEELSLLSNRGSRLFKMRGRRSDKYTFESIQNEANTQLNNDILLANTHTVEIKVDAPDHEGSAGNAEESKSEPEKSNVTVLHKCYHSPWEEAILSDPDLAESLKLAMSGLDPRSELPEYKSFNRVATPYGGFDKAPRGITFKLPEIDLSPLRYPELQEPGMKRPTFNRTAQGWITEGIHLIIPTITLEPVQVPESDDL, from the exons ATGTCACAATTCTGCACGATGCCagctggagagaggaagaagtgtGCAGCAGCTATTTGCCGAGAGGTCCATGGTACCAATG GGGACACCATAGATCTGGGGAAGAAGCTGAGCACTCCTAAAGACATCATGTTGGAGGAGCTGTCATTGCTTTCCAACAGAGGCTCTCGTCTTTTTAAGATGCGCGGGAGGAGATCCGacaaatacacatttgaaaGCATCCAAAATGAGGCAAACACACAACTAAAT AATGATATTTTActggccaacacacacactgtggaaatTAAAGTGGACGCACCCGACCATGAAGGAAGTGCTGGTAATGCAGAAGAATCAAAATCAG AACCAGAAAAGTCAAACGTCACAGTCTTGCACAAGTGCTACCACTCTCCATGGGAGGAGGCAATCCTCAGTGACCCTGACCTTGCTGAGTCTCTCAAACTGGCAATGTCTGGACTGGACCCAAGATCAGAGCTTCCCGAATACAAATCCTTCAACCG GGTTGCCACTCCTTATGGTGGCTTCGACAAAGCTCCCAGAGGAATCACGTTCAAACTCCCGGAGATAGACCTGAGCCCGCTCAGATACCCAGAGCTCCAGGAGCCGGGGATGAAGCGGCCCACCTTCAACAGGACAGCCCAGGGTTGGATAACCGAGGGCATCCATCTGATCATACCCACCATTACCCTGGAGCCCGTCCAAGTCCCAGAGTCCGATGATCTGTAG